From the genome of Pedobacter sp. MC2016-14, one region includes:
- a CDS encoding DUF1800 domain-containing protein: MKTTFRLPLFFLIIMIGIILICSSFLTERAAYVKFSFPYKKSGLTERQAAAHLLSRFTYGVRPGDIDRVVKLGLEKWFQQQLDAKLKDDTLNTMLEGFDAINLSNTEVANIYPRGGQALKMAIKDGFINKDSIDKTEPKEYRAQVAAYMKEKGLRPEQELIRQFINQKILRASFSNNQLQELLTDFWFNHFNVSLTKNQCAPYIPAYERDVIRPNVTGKFENLLLATAKSPAMLLYLDNYTSTGSPTPANGKRQTSKKSGLNENYAREVMELHTLGVDGGYTQNDVTEAAKVLTGWTLYPAGQFGYGLALKGQLEKLGEAKMEERGYVHEGDFLFVPTRHDDSNKQVLNTKFNGSGGYQEGMQLFNLLANHPATANFITRKLAIRFVSDQPAPALLDKMEKTFIKTSGDIKQVMITMASAPEFWSSESLREKTKSPFELAISAVRSLDADIRQPYQLYNWINKMGQKMYAYQAPTGFPDRGQYWINTGSLLNRMNFGLALADQRIPGIKVNLAALNNNHEPESSEAALSVYGKIILPERNLTETIKRLKPLLNDPNLKEKVNDAAAKISTPATGMDAEMNSIAKEQPELRVVKAKPVKPAFDNKMLAQVVGVIIGSPEFQRK; this comes from the coding sequence AAAACAACATTCAGATTGCCATTGTTTTTTTTAATCATCATGATTGGCATCATCCTTATTTGCTCATCTTTCTTAACGGAACGTGCTGCTTATGTAAAGTTCAGTTTCCCTTATAAAAAATCAGGTCTTACAGAAAGACAGGCTGCTGCGCACCTGCTCAGTCGTTTTACATACGGTGTGAGGCCAGGGGATATTGACCGCGTGGTTAAATTAGGACTGGAAAAATGGTTTCAGCAACAGTTAGATGCTAAACTAAAAGATGATACGCTAAACACTATGCTGGAAGGATTTGATGCCATTAACCTCAGCAATACAGAAGTAGCCAATATCTATCCCCGTGGTGGACAAGCATTAAAAATGGCTATAAAAGATGGATTTATAAATAAAGATTCAATTGATAAAACAGAGCCAAAAGAATACCGCGCCCAGGTTGCTGCCTACATGAAGGAAAAGGGCCTAAGGCCTGAACAGGAGTTGATTCGTCAGTTTATCAATCAAAAAATACTAAGGGCAAGTTTTAGCAACAACCAGTTACAGGAATTACTTACAGATTTTTGGTTCAATCATTTTAATGTTTCATTAACTAAAAATCAATGCGCACCTTATATTCCGGCATACGAACGTGACGTTATACGCCCAAACGTGACGGGAAAGTTTGAAAACCTTCTACTCGCTACTGCAAAATCTCCAGCGATGTTACTCTACCTGGATAATTATACCAGTACAGGTTCACCAACACCCGCTAACGGTAAGAGGCAAACTAGTAAAAAGTCGGGCTTAAATGAAAACTATGCCCGTGAGGTGATGGAACTCCATACCCTTGGCGTTGATGGGGGATATACCCAAAATGATGTCACTGAAGCGGCAAAGGTACTTACCGGTTGGACACTTTACCCAGCCGGGCAATTTGGCTACGGACTTGCGCTTAAAGGCCAACTGGAAAAACTTGGAGAAGCCAAAATGGAAGAACGTGGTTATGTCCATGAGGGCGATTTCCTTTTTGTACCCACCCGTCATGACGATTCCAATAAACAAGTTTTAAATACTAAATTTAACGGTTCGGGCGGTTATCAGGAAGGGATGCAGTTATTTAACCTGCTTGCCAATCACCCTGCTACAGCAAACTTCATTACCCGTAAACTAGCCATTCGTTTCGTGAGTGATCAGCCGGCGCCAGCTTTATTAGATAAAATGGAAAAAACATTTATCAAAACCAGCGGAGACATTAAACAAGTGATGATAACGATGGCTTCGGCACCGGAATTCTGGTCGTCAGAGTCGCTACGTGAGAAAACCAAGTCTCCTTTTGAATTGGCCATTAGTGCGGTTAGAAGTTTGGATGCCGACATCAGGCAACCTTATCAGCTGTACAACTGGATCAATAAAATGGGACAAAAAATGTATGCCTACCAGGCGCCTACAGGTTTTCCAGACCGTGGTCAGTATTGGATCAATACAGGCTCCCTGCTCAATAGAATGAACTTTGGGCTGGCTCTGGCAGATCAGCGTATTCCCGGTATAAAAGTTAATCTGGCAGCCTTAAATAACAACCATGAACCAGAAAGTTCCGAAGCCGCATTATCAGTGTATGGTAAGATTATTTTGCCTGAGCGCAATCTCACTGAAACCATAAAGCGTTTAAAACCACTGCTAAATGATCCAAATCTCAAAGAAAAGGTTAATGATGCGGCAGCAAAAATATCAACTCCCGCTACAGGAATGGATGCAGAGATGAATTCGATAGCTAAAGAGCAACCAGAATTAAGGGTGGTAAAAGCTAAGCCTGTTAAACCCGCATTTGACAATAAGATGCTGGCCCAGGTGGTGGGTGTAATTATTGGATCTCCTGAATTTCAGCGTAAATAA
- a CDS encoding DUF1501 domain-containing protein — MTSRRGFVKAGALALFGIGLGGIPSFVLEAAASVQSRALFKRKKVLICIFQRGAMDGLMAVTPFNDPYLKAARPGLFMSAAKSGLTKPLIDLDGNYGLHPSMSAFEPLFRDKRLAIVHGMGSPNPTRSHFDAQDYMESGTPFRKGTASGWLNRAVGLLGHDAATPFQGVSLTSSLPRSFYGENAAVAISNIQDFNIQMRGNPMGANMAAKSFEDLYDQTSSNLLKETGKESFEAVNMLKKIDVKNYKPANNAVYPNSSLGNSLKQIAQLIKMDVGMEVAFAESGGWDTHVNQGTETGIFARNVNDLSESMVAFWTDMGTLQDDVTLMSMTEFGRTVHQNGTGGTDHGRASCNFILGNTVNGGLVHGKMDPLAKENLEDGRDLKVTTDFRSIFSEVADKHLSINNNNVIFPDWKGDIIGVMR; from the coding sequence ATGACATCAAGAAGAGGATTTGTAAAAGCTGGTGCTCTTGCACTGTTTGGAATTGGCCTTGGAGGGATTCCTTCCTTTGTTTTGGAAGCCGCTGCGAGCGTGCAATCCCGGGCGCTTTTTAAACGAAAAAAGGTATTGATTTGTATTTTCCAAAGGGGAGCAATGGATGGATTAATGGCTGTTACGCCTTTTAATGACCCGTATTTAAAAGCTGCGAGGCCGGGCTTATTCATGTCTGCCGCAAAATCAGGTTTAACAAAACCTCTTATAGACCTTGACGGCAACTACGGACTACACCCTTCAATGTCTGCGTTTGAACCTTTATTTAGAGATAAACGCCTGGCAATTGTGCATGGTATGGGTTCCCCAAATCCTACACGATCTCATTTTGATGCTCAGGATTATATGGAATCGGGAACACCATTTAGAAAAGGTACCGCCAGTGGATGGTTAAACCGTGCCGTAGGTTTGCTTGGACACGATGCGGCAACACCATTTCAAGGAGTTAGTTTAACTTCATCTTTGCCAAGGTCTTTTTACGGAGAGAATGCCGCAGTTGCCATAAGTAACATTCAGGACTTTAACATTCAAATGCGTGGAAATCCAATGGGTGCAAACATGGCCGCTAAAAGTTTTGAAGATTTGTACGATCAAACATCCTCCAACTTATTAAAAGAGACAGGAAAAGAAAGCTTTGAAGCTGTGAACATGCTTAAAAAGATTGATGTTAAAAATTACAAACCGGCAAACAACGCTGTATATCCAAATAGTTCACTAGGCAATTCATTAAAACAAATTGCACAGCTTATTAAAATGGATGTAGGAATGGAAGTTGCTTTTGCAGAATCGGGTGGATGGGATACACATGTAAATCAGGGAACAGAAACTGGCATTTTTGCACGCAATGTGAATGATTTAAGCGAAAGTATGGTTGCATTTTGGACCGATATGGGGACTTTACAAGATGATGTTACCTTAATGAGTATGACGGAATTTGGGCGTACTGTTCATCAAAATGGAACCGGAGGAACAGATCATGGCAGGGCTTCTTGTAACTTCATTCTGGGAAATACTGTAAACGGTGGATTGGTTCATGGAAAAATGGACCCCTTAGCAAAAGAAAACCTTGAGGATGGCAGAGACCTGAAAGTGACCACCGATTTTAGAAGTATATTTAGTGAAGTGGCGGATAAACACCTTAGCATCAATAACAATAATGTGATTTTCCCGGACTGGAAGGGCGATATTATAGGCGTTATGCGATAA
- a CDS encoding MFS transporter → MTASTTLIKPLNEENKGIATILAFALIPLSGFATDVYIPSLPSMAADLQVSDLQVQLTLSVFLISYGISQLFVGSLLDSFGRYRINLICLVIFALSSFIIANTDSIYVIYAMRVVHGLTVGAIVVSKRAFFVDVYSGDKLKHYLSMFSIIWATAPIIAPFAGGYLQHYFGWESNFYFLGIFAIVVLLLELLYSGETIQNRMQFNLKSIAEVYMTMIKTTSFTLGIVMLGLAYCMVMIYNMTGPFIIEHQLHLSPVIAGYSSLVLGFAMMAGGLIGKATINKPFIKKITINLSLQLTFGVLMLATAGWISNLYSMIFFALLIHMASGYTFNSFFTFCLSAFPKNAGIASGLTGGINYVIVSFLSYGIIYLVPAKDEHNLALSYVLLIGLSVLVFFAISRLKNRPL, encoded by the coding sequence ATGACAGCAAGCACAACACTGATAAAACCTTTAAACGAAGAAAATAAAGGAATAGCCACTATATTGGCTTTTGCATTGATTCCGCTATCTGGATTTGCAACAGATGTTTACATTCCATCTTTGCCTAGTATGGCGGCAGATCTACAGGTTAGCGACTTGCAAGTGCAGCTAACCCTAAGCGTGTTTTTAATAAGTTATGGAATTTCGCAACTATTTGTGGGAAGCTTGCTGGATAGTTTTGGAAGGTACAGGATTAACTTGATTTGTCTTGTTATTTTTGCACTTTCCAGTTTCATTATTGCCAATACAGATAGCATATATGTAATTTATGCCATGCGTGTTGTACATGGTTTAACTGTAGGTGCAATTGTAGTTTCCAAGCGTGCTTTTTTTGTTGATGTGTATAGCGGAGATAAACTGAAACATTACCTGAGCATGTTTTCTATTATTTGGGCTACTGCCCCTATCATTGCCCCCTTTGCCGGCGGCTATTTGCAACATTACTTTGGTTGGGAAAGCAACTTTTATTTCCTGGGCATTTTTGCAATTGTAGTTCTGCTGCTTGAGCTATTGTATAGTGGGGAAACGATACAAAACAGAATGCAGTTTAACCTAAAGAGCATTGCGGAAGTGTACATGACCATGATTAAAACCACGAGTTTTACCTTAGGGATTGTAATGCTTGGTTTGGCATACTGCATGGTGATGATTTATAATATGACGGGTCCTTTTATCATTGAACACCAGTTGCACCTATCGCCGGTTATTGCTGGCTACAGTTCTCTGGTATTGGGTTTTGCCATGATGGCGGGAGGTTTAATTGGAAAGGCCACCATCAACAAGCCTTTTATCAAAAAGATAACCATCAACCTGAGCTTACAACTTACTTTTGGAGTATTGATGCTGGCAACGGCAGGATGGATATCAAATTTATATTCGATGATTTTCTTCGCCTTGCTCATCCATATGGCCTCTGGTTATACTTTTAACAGTTTTTTCACTTTCTGCCTGAGCGCTTTCCCAAAAAATGCAGGAATAGCAAGTGGCTTAACGGGAGGTATCAACTACGTAATTGTATCTTTCTTAAGTTATGGAATTATTTACCTGGTGCCCGCCAAAGATGAGCATAACCTGGCATTAAGCTATGTTTTACTTATAGGATTGTCTGTGCTGGTCTTTTTTGCCATCTCCAGGTTAAAGAACAGGCCTTTGTAA
- a CDS encoding sensor histidine kinase KdpD, whose amino-acid sequence MQIFNRRHQFWDYFVGTSSEFSLETRVFHSLCLIGWVALLYNVPLNFYVGLPIIAWLSLFMLICLGFFYYRSRVKKQFISSIITLGILGNLFFIAVFYFNSGIDGPTSVLFALFFYLTMAMVPQKNNWLWLLINLSVVGGLHLYQYNYPQSIPKSYTTDFDRFTDVSSAYMVVVVLIYFTLAFIRKNYDQEKNSVSENTIAIERKNMELEILNTEKDKLFSIIAHDLRSPLASVQSYLELLSRESLDAEDKKSLEERLLLLTRNTNNMMSNLLSWSRSQMEGVKIDIVSLNLSESLLSIISLEKVIALEKGIELEHDIDEEINVVADLNMLQLVIRNLVNNAIKFSRSGSAIFIQASVEDNFCKVAVIDNGAGIPEDQQKDVFSFTAKSTFGTKNEKGVGLGLLLCKEFTELQGGEIGFSSTHNLGSTFYITIPLLLKSVQVEKVQMYQ is encoded by the coding sequence ATGCAAATATTTAATCGAAGACATCAGTTTTGGGACTACTTTGTTGGTACGTCTTCAGAGTTTTCTTTGGAAACAAGGGTGTTTCATTCCTTATGTTTAATCGGTTGGGTAGCATTACTTTATAACGTTCCTTTAAACTTTTATGTAGGCTTGCCTATTATTGCATGGCTAAGTTTGTTCATGCTAATTTGCCTGGGCTTCTTTTACTACCGCTCCAGGGTAAAAAAACAATTTATATCCAGTATTATCACGCTTGGTATCCTGGGTAATTTATTCTTCATAGCCGTTTTTTATTTTAATTCGGGTATAGATGGGCCTACTTCAGTATTGTTTGCTTTGTTTTTTTACCTCACTATGGCTATGGTGCCTCAAAAAAACAACTGGCTTTGGTTGCTCATCAATTTATCTGTGGTAGGTGGCCTTCATCTCTACCAATACAACTATCCTCAATCTATACCTAAAAGCTACACTACAGATTTTGATCGGTTTACTGATGTTTCATCTGCCTACATGGTGGTGGTGGTACTCATTTATTTTACGCTTGCCTTTATCCGCAAAAATTACGATCAGGAAAAAAATTCAGTATCTGAAAACACAATTGCCATAGAAAGAAAAAATATGGAGTTGGAGATCTTAAATACAGAAAAGGATAAGTTATTCTCCATTATTGCGCATGATTTAAGGTCGCCCTTGGCGTCTGTTCAAAGTTATCTGGAATTGCTTAGCCGGGAAAGCCTGGATGCGGAGGATAAAAAAAGTCTGGAAGAAAGACTGCTCTTGCTAACCAGAAATACCAATAATATGATGTCTAATCTTTTATCCTGGTCCAGGTCGCAAATGGAAGGTGTAAAAATAGATATCGTCTCACTAAATCTTTCAGAATCCTTACTTTCAATTATATCCCTGGAAAAAGTTATTGCGCTTGAAAAGGGCATTGAGCTGGAACATGACATCGATGAAGAAATTAATGTAGTAGCAGACCTCAATATGTTGCAATTGGTGATTAGAAATTTAGTTAATAATGCCATAAAGTTTAGCAGATCGGGCAGTGCAATATTTATTCAGGCCAGTGTTGAGGATAATTTTTGTAAAGTAGCCGTGATTGACAACGGGGCTGGTATTCCCGAAGATCAGCAAAAGGACGTGTTTTCATTTACTGCAAAATCCACATTTGGGACTAAAAATGAAAAAGGAGTGGGCTTAGGCTTATTGCTTTGTAAAGAATTTACAGAATTGCAAGGGGGGGAGATTGGGTTTAGCAGTACTCATAATTTAGGCAGTACCTTTTATATCACTATACCACTACTCTTAAAGAGTGTGCAAGTAGAAAAAGTACAAATGTACCAGTAA
- a CDS encoding histone H1, with the protein MEKFEKVKELLASVEADAEKFYSAGNSAAGTRVRKAMQDLKVLAQEIRTEVTEKKNAGK; encoded by the coding sequence ATGGAAAAATTCGAAAAGGTAAAAGAATTATTGGCTTCAGTAGAAGCAGATGCAGAAAAATTTTATAGTGCTGGAAACAGTGCTGCAGGAACACGCGTACGTAAAGCTATGCAAGACTTAAAAGTTCTGGCACAAGAAATCCGTACTGAAGTAACAGAGAAAAAAAACGCTGGTAAATAG
- a CDS encoding response regulator transcription factor: MIKRIHVLEDDEDIRYIIEFLLKDEGYELQLSSTFEELKGKLKDSVPDLFILDVMLPDGDGADICLDLKGDLFTKHIPIIVMSANDQNKQKSLDAGADAYVSKPFDIDYIVKRIDNLIGKASIK; this comes from the coding sequence ATGATTAAAAGAATACATGTACTGGAAGACGATGAAGATATCAGGTATATCATTGAGTTTTTACTCAAAGATGAAGGATACGAATTGCAGTTATCATCAACTTTTGAAGAACTTAAAGGTAAATTGAAAGATTCAGTTCCTGATCTGTTTATTCTTGATGTAATGTTGCCGGATGGGGACGGTGCTGATATCTGTTTAGATTTAAAAGGTGATTTGTTTACCAAACACATTCCAATCATTGTAATGTCGGCAAATGATCAAAATAAGCAAAAAAGTCTGGATGCGGGCGCAGATGCTTATGTAAGCAAGCCTTTTGATATTGACTATATTGTTAAACGAATAGATAACCTTATAGGTAAGGCTTCTATAAAATAA
- a CDS encoding PLP-dependent cysteine synthase family protein: MEQTAANSCLPPALSDKFKHLWHLVGNTPMLELQYIYKGKNSTIYVKCENYNLTGSVKDRMALNIMYQAYQSCSIKPGDTIVEATSGNTGIAFAAIGKALGHNVKIIMPNWLSKERIDIIRSMGAEVILISKEEGGFLGSIKMCEELAKEGNVFLPRQFENEYNEQAHEKTTGLEIWEQLKLSGIKPDAFVAGVGTGGTVMGVGKCLKRYNPVIKIHPLEPAESPTLTTGYKVGSHRIQGISDEFIPEIVKLNELDEVIQANDGDAIIMAQMLAKQLGLAVGISSGANVIGAIKLKEKMGDAAVVVTLLCDSNKKYLSTDLVKEEPVKPSFVSTEVRFLGYHPISRLQKPFVEI, encoded by the coding sequence ATGGAACAAACTGCGGCTAATTCATGTCTGCCACCTGCATTAAGCGATAAATTTAAGCATTTATGGCACTTGGTTGGTAATACACCAATGCTTGAATTGCAGTATATCTATAAGGGTAAAAACAGCACCATCTACGTTAAATGTGAAAATTACAATCTTACAGGAAGTGTTAAAGACAGGATGGCTTTAAATATCATGTATCAGGCCTACCAGTCTTGTAGTATTAAACCGGGCGATACCATTGTTGAAGCTACAAGTGGAAACACGGGGATTGCATTTGCTGCTATAGGAAAAGCACTTGGCCATAACGTGAAAATTATAATGCCAAACTGGTTAAGCAAAGAGCGTATAGACATCATTAGAAGCATGGGCGCCGAAGTTATTTTAATTAGCAAAGAAGAGGGCGGATTTTTAGGAAGCATTAAAATGTGTGAAGAATTGGCTAAGGAAGGCAATGTGTTTTTACCAAGGCAATTTGAAAATGAATACAATGAGCAGGCTCATGAAAAGACAACCGGTCTCGAAATCTGGGAGCAACTAAAGCTGTCGGGTATAAAGCCCGACGCATTTGTTGCTGGAGTTGGTACGGGAGGAACTGTGATGGGTGTAGGCAAATGCCTAAAGCGATACAATCCAGTAATTAAAATTCATCCTTTAGAGCCTGCAGAAAGCCCAACCTTAACCACAGGTTATAAAGTTGGCAGTCACCGGATTCAAGGCATATCAGATGAATTTATTCCTGAAATTGTGAAATTAAATGAATTGGACGAGGTGATCCAGGCAAATGACGGTGATGCGATTATCATGGCACAAATGCTGGCTAAACAACTTGGACTTGCGGTTGGCATTTCATCAGGCGCAAATGTAATAGGTGCAATTAAACTGAAAGAAAAAATGGGCGATGCAGCAGTGGTAGTTACCCTACTCTGCGATAGTAATAAAAAGTACCTAAGTACAGACCTGGTTAAAGAAGAGCCTGTTAAGCCGTCTTTTGTTTCTACAGAGGTAAGGTTTTTGGGCTATCATCCTATCAGCAGACTACAGAAGCCTTTTGTTGAAATTTAA
- a CDS encoding response regulator transcription factor: protein MNRYIQLVEDDEDIRFIVEYILEDSGYHVESFPNATLFLERTNKTEVDLVILDVMLPDGNGIDLCRAHKNDPLTEKIPVMVMSAHARAKSILEEACADDFISKPFDLDNFLRKVKLILNDK, encoded by the coding sequence ATGAACAGATACATACAACTGGTTGAAGACGACGAAGATATTAGGTTTATTGTAGAATATATATTAGAAGATTCAGGATACCATGTAGAAAGCTTTCCGAATGCGACACTTTTCCTTGAAAGAACAAATAAAACAGAGGTAGATTTGGTAATTCTGGATGTGATGCTACCCGATGGAAATGGAATTGATTTGTGCAGGGCGCATAAAAATGACCCGCTAACTGAAAAAATACCAGTTATGGTAATGTCTGCTCATGCACGTGCCAAATCTATTCTGGAAGAAGCATGTGCTGATGATTTTATAAGCAAGCCTTTTGATCTTGACAACTTTTTAAGAAAAGTTAAACTGATCTTGAACGATAAATGA
- a CDS encoding acyl-CoA thioesterase yields MTLEEKIKAAETRIFKAVFPNTTNHYDTLFGGTAMAMMDEVAFITATRFSRQRMVTISSDKIDFTKPIPAGTIVELIGSITHIGNTSMKVRVEIFVEQMYTEHREKAVTGEFSFVAIDEHKKPVPVLR; encoded by the coding sequence ATGACTTTAGAAGAAAAGATTAAAGCCGCAGAAACGAGGATTTTCAAAGCCGTTTTTCCCAATACAACCAACCATTACGATACGCTTTTTGGCGGTACAGCCATGGCCATGATGGATGAAGTTGCTTTTATTACGGCCACCAGGTTTAGTCGCCAGCGTATGGTTACCATTAGCAGCGATAAGATAGACTTTACCAAACCTATCCCTGCAGGCACCATCGTAGAGCTCATTGGTTCCATTACACATATAGGCAATACCAGCATGAAGGTAAGGGTAGAGATCTTTGTAGAGCAAATGTACACAGAGCACCGGGAGAAGGCCGTAACGGGAGAATTTTCATTCGTTGCTATAGATGAACATAAAAAGCCGGTACCTGTACTAAGATAA